The segment TTATAATTATATTCCCGCTCTACTAAACGGAAAATTTCATCTAGATGTTTCTCTTTTTTGCATTTAATACACCAACACCGGTTACGATTAACTTCTATTATCATTTGACGTTGACCGCAGAAAGGACAAACTATCTTAATTTCTACATTCATACGTATATCTTGAAGTCTACATATTTGCTTAATTATTTTCATGCTCACTATTATCACCTCCAATAATCAACTCTAATCAGTTATTTTTGTTTTTTTCTGATCAACTAGCCCATCAAAAGTTCTTCGAGTAATTCATCATTCTCCTGCTCAGATAAGTTCTCTCTGACACTCTCTTCCGGAGCATGAACAGGTATAGCCATTTTTTTAATTCTGTCTTTGATTCTAAAATTGTAAGGTAACTCTTCAATTTTGCAATTGCTACTGAAAATAGTCACTACCAAATTATTAAGACGATGATTGAGAATATCAAAAAGATGATCATTAGTATCTGATTTGATTGACTGTTGCCCCATATCATCCAAAATTAATACTTCAACCTTTTTAGCCGCATCCATTAGTTCATGAGTAGAAACTTCGGAATTACAGCTATAAGTAGAACGAATTGCATTAAGTAAATCTCCGACTGTAGCAAATTTAACCTTTGCTTTATGCTGATGTATTAACTCATTTCCAATTGCTGATATCAACATTGTCTT is part of the Sporohalobacter salinus genome and harbors:
- a CDS encoding ATP-binding protein, whose protein sequence is MDKIKERINEIIKKAPKMKGQDFKKKPSNSWDSKKDNCPYDQCNGSGFRIIEQNGRKVAIECECREERVINKKLEFATILEEFQETMIDDFVVDNNHYKQSNSRKSASVCKEAAKKYVAKFKEMKNKKKGLYFYSDTAGSGKTMLISAIGNELIHQHKAKVKFATVGDLLNAIRSTYSCNSEVSTHELMDAAKKVEVLILDDMGQQSIKSDTNDHLFDILNHRLNNLVVTIFSSNCKIEELPYNFRIKDRIKKMAIPVHAPEESVRENLSEQENDELLEELLMG